The following are from one region of the Streptomyces changanensis genome:
- a CDS encoding DUF6643 family protein: MTSPRASYGGAYYHAPSFPDTPIYDSLVAERGTPQIAPIRVPAAYDTGSAYLPALPAALPALPAAPSPQPAATYGGYGYGYPQQAAAPHHAPAHQTPASYVPQQTAAPRGYGYPGPQGPQPMRPVAPATTGYEAMRPAAARPAPAPAPAPYDDPYRTYQGGGY; the protein is encoded by the coding sequence ATGACCTCCCCCCGTGCCTCGTACGGCGGTGCGTACTATCACGCGCCGTCGTTCCCGGACACCCCGATCTACGACTCCCTCGTCGCAGAGCGGGGCACGCCTCAGATCGCCCCGATCCGAGTGCCCGCCGCGTACGACACCGGCAGCGCGTACCTGCCGGCGCTGCCCGCGGCCCTCCCCGCCCTCCCGGCGGCCCCCTCCCCCCAGCCCGCCGCCACCTACGGCGGTTACGGCTACGGCTACCCCCAGCAGGCCGCCGCCCCGCACCACGCACCGGCGCACCAGACGCCCGCCTCCTACGTCCCCCAGCAGACCGCCGCGCCGCGCGGCTACGGCTACCCGGGCCCGCAGGGTCCCCAGCCGATGCGCCCGGTCGCCCCGGCGACCACGGGGTACGAGGCGATGCGCCCCGCCGCGGCCCGCCCCGCCCCGGCGCCCGCGCCCGCCCCGTACGACGACCCGTACCGGACGTACCAGGGCGGCGGTTACTGA
- a CDS encoding MOSC domain-containing protein, producing the protein MPSHEVTPRPALSSLHVHPVKALGRSSPAQAVVEPWGLAGDRRWMVAGAGGKAVTQRQYARLALASAEALPDGGVRLTAPGRAPLTVRVPDPAVGTVVVDVFGTAVDAVPAGPDADAWFGAYLDAEVRLVHMDDPARRRPVDPEYALPGETVSFADGYPLLVTTTASLDALNALIAAGEHPEEGPLPMERFRPNVVVDGTEAWEEDRWARIAIGDVTFRVAKPCGRCVVTTTDQRTGVRGREPLRTLTRHRRFGRKLVFGQNLVPETTGTLRVGDPVRILATRDAPTA; encoded by the coding sequence ATGCCGAGTCACGAGGTCACGCCCCGACCCGCCCTGAGTTCCCTGCACGTCCATCCCGTCAAGGCCCTCGGTCGCTCCTCCCCCGCCCAGGCGGTCGTGGAGCCCTGGGGCCTCGCCGGTGACCGCCGCTGGATGGTGGCCGGCGCGGGCGGCAAGGCCGTGACGCAGCGTCAGTACGCCCGGCTGGCCCTCGCGTCCGCCGAGGCCCTGCCCGACGGCGGGGTCCGGCTCACCGCGCCCGGCCGTGCGCCGCTCACGGTGCGGGTGCCCGACCCGGCGGTCGGCACGGTCGTCGTGGACGTCTTCGGCACCGCGGTCGACGCCGTGCCCGCCGGCCCCGACGCCGACGCCTGGTTCGGCGCGTACCTCGACGCCGAGGTACGGCTCGTGCACATGGACGACCCGGCCCGACGCCGCCCCGTCGACCCGGAGTACGCGCTGCCCGGCGAGACCGTCAGCTTCGCCGACGGCTACCCGCTCCTGGTCACCACCACGGCGTCCCTCGACGCGCTCAACGCCCTCATCGCCGCGGGTGAGCACCCCGAGGAGGGGCCGCTGCCCATGGAGCGGTTCCGGCCGAACGTCGTCGTCGACGGCACCGAGGCGTGGGAGGAGGACCGGTGGGCGCGCATCGCCATCGGGGACGTCACCTTCCGCGTCGCCAAGCCGTGCGGCCGCTGCGTCGTGACCACCACCGACCAGCGCACCGGTGTGCGCGGCCGGGAGCCGCTGCGCACCCTCACCCGGCACCGGAGGTTCGGCAGGAAGCTGGTCTTCGGGCAGAACCTCGTCCCCGAGACGACCGGCACCCTGCGCGTCGGCGACCCGGTGCGGATCCTCGCCACGCGGGACGCGCCGACGGCCTGA
- a CDS encoding glutamate racemase, with protein sequence MKIALMDSGIGLLAAAAVVRRLRPDAELVLSSDPDGLPWGPRTPEDVTTRALAVARAAAAHAPDALVVACNTASVHALPALRAELEPGIPVIGTVPAIKPAAAGGGPVAIWATPATTGSAYQRRLIAEFASGVDVTEVPCPGLADAVQYADERRIDAAVAAAAALTPAGVTSVVLGCTHYELVEERIRAALRPVTGRDVALYGSAHAVAAQALRRVGADPRPDAAPAGYTGPALTVLLSGRPSALPPEALAYPEGRLLLAPTAAA encoded by the coding sequence GTGAAGATCGCGCTCATGGACTCCGGGATCGGCCTGCTGGCGGCGGCCGCCGTGGTGCGCCGGCTGCGGCCGGACGCCGAGCTCGTGCTCTCCTCCGACCCGGACGGCCTCCCCTGGGGGCCCCGTACCCCCGAGGACGTCACCACGCGCGCGCTGGCCGTGGCCCGTGCCGCCGCCGCCCACGCGCCCGACGCCCTCGTGGTCGCCTGCAACACCGCCTCCGTCCACGCCCTGCCCGCCCTGCGCGCCGAGCTGGAGCCGGGCATCCCCGTCATCGGCACCGTACCGGCGATCAAGCCGGCCGCCGCGGGCGGCGGGCCCGTCGCCATCTGGGCCACCCCGGCCACCACCGGCAGCGCCTACCAGCGGCGGCTGATCGCGGAGTTCGCGTCCGGTGTGGACGTCACCGAGGTGCCCTGCCCGGGCCTCGCGGACGCCGTGCAGTACGCCGACGAGCGGCGCATCGACGCGGCGGTCGCCGCGGCGGCCGCCCTCACGCCGGCCGGCGTCACCAGCGTCGTCCTCGGCTGCACCCACTACGAGCTGGTCGAGGAGCGCATCCGCGCGGCACTGCGCCCCGTCACCGGCCGGGACGTCGCCCTGTACGGCTCCGCGCATGCCGTCGCCGCGCAGGCCCTGCGCCGCGTGGGCGCCGACCCACGGCCGGACGCCGCCCCGGCCGGGTACACCGGCCCCGCGCTCACGGTGCTCCTCAGCGGTCGCCCCTCCGCCCTGCCCCCGGAGGCCCTCGCCTACCCGGAGGGCCGCCTGCTGCTGGCACCCACGGCGGCGGCCTGA
- a CDS encoding glycosyltransferase, translating into MSLIAWIALVSCVAWAWLLLGQGLFWRTDQRLPRGSVEPVAWPSVAVVVPARDEAEVLPVSLTSLLRQDYPGRAEIVLVDDGSTDGTGELARALAERCAWRHGGGLPLNVVSPGPPERGWTGKLWAVRHGIAVARGHGEGGTDFLLLTDADIAHAPDSLRRLVAAATSHRLDLVSQMARLRVAGGWERLVVPAFVYFFCQLYPFRWVNRARASAAAGGCVLLRTAAAERAGVPGAIRGAVIDDVALARAVRRSGGRIWLGLADHVDSVRPYPRLADLWRMVARSAYAQLRHSVAVLACTVAGLALVYLAPPLCLAAGVAGGDAVAAWAGGAAWAVMAGTYVPMLRYYRQPLRGAVLLPVTAFLYLLMTVDSALRHHRGRGAAWKGRTYGAPQAVSER; encoded by the coding sequence ATGAGTTTGATTGCGTGGATCGCCCTTGTTTCGTGCGTCGCGTGGGCGTGGCTGCTCCTCGGGCAGGGCCTGTTCTGGCGTACCGACCAGCGGCTCCCCCGCGGCTCCGTCGAGCCCGTCGCCTGGCCTTCGGTGGCCGTCGTCGTCCCGGCCCGGGACGAGGCGGAGGTGCTGCCGGTGAGCCTGACCTCACTGCTGCGCCAGGACTACCCGGGCCGGGCGGAGATCGTCCTCGTCGACGACGGCAGCACGGACGGGACGGGGGAGCTGGCGCGGGCTCTGGCGGAGCGGTGCGCGTGGCGGCACGGGGGCGGGCTGCCGCTGAACGTGGTCAGCCCCGGGCCGCCGGAGCGCGGTTGGACGGGCAAGCTGTGGGCGGTGCGGCACGGCATCGCGGTGGCGCGCGGGCACGGGGAGGGCGGTACGGACTTCCTGCTGCTGACGGACGCCGACATCGCGCACGCGCCGGACAGCCTGCGCCGCCTGGTGGCGGCCGCCACCTCGCACCGTCTCGACCTGGTGTCGCAGATGGCGCGGCTGCGGGTGGCGGGCGGGTGGGAGCGGCTCGTCGTCCCGGCCTTCGTCTACTTCTTCTGCCAGCTGTACCCGTTCCGGTGGGTCAACCGCGCCCGCGCGTCGGCCGCGGCGGGCGGCTGCGTGCTGCTGCGGACGGCGGCGGCCGAACGGGCCGGGGTGCCCGGGGCGATCCGGGGCGCGGTGATCGACGACGTCGCCCTGGCGCGGGCGGTGCGCCGCTCGGGCGGGCGGATCTGGCTGGGGCTGGCCGACCACGTCGACAGCGTGCGGCCCTACCCGCGGCTCGCGGACCTGTGGCGGATGGTGGCGCGCAGCGCGTACGCGCAGCTGCGGCACAGCGTGGCCGTGCTGGCCTGCACCGTCGCGGGCCTGGCCCTGGTGTACCTGGCGCCCCCGCTGTGTCTGGCGGCGGGGGTCGCGGGTGGTGACGCGGTGGCGGCGTGGGCGGGCGGCGCCGCGTGGGCCGTGATGGCGGGGACGTACGTGCCGATGCTGCGCTACTACCGGCAGCCGCTGCGGGGGGCCGTGCTGCTGCCGGTGACGGCCTTCCTCTACCTGCTGATGACGGTGGACTCGGCGCTGCGGCACCACCGTGGGCGGGGCGCGGCCTGGAAGGGGCGTACGTACGGCGCGCCGCAGGCCGTTTCGGAGCGGTAG
- a CDS encoding TerD family protein produces the protein MSMLKGANVPVPARPLRVELGWEAGPGVPDVDASALLLASGKVRSDADFVFYNQPAHPSGAVRHDGKRTAGASVTDALTVDLPRVEPGVERVVLTASADGGTFRQVPGLYVRVLDAADGTEVARYESRDATVETAYIMGELYRRQGAWKFRAVGQGYGTGLEGLARDFGITVDDPQPAMPPPRHAGAAPTAPTPPARPVTPTPVPPPPPAPTPPPAPTPVSLSKVTLTKEAPTVSLAKQGGTSGALRVNLNWEVRKQFRGWGAKRGRAVAHHSDLDLDLCALFELSDGSKGVVQALGNTFGDLRRPPYIHLDGDDRTGAVATGENLTVNLDHRDAFRRILVFVTIYEGARSFADLNATVTLTPQHGAPVEFFLDECTVPSTVCALALITRHGDDLVVQREARYLVPERGVSPQRTIDHAYGWGMNWTPGRK, from the coding sequence ATGTCCATGCTTAAGGGAGCCAACGTTCCGGTGCCGGCCCGGCCGCTCCGGGTCGAACTGGGCTGGGAGGCGGGGCCGGGGGTCCCGGATGTCGACGCCTCGGCGCTCCTGCTCGCGTCGGGCAAGGTGCGCTCCGACGCGGACTTCGTCTTCTACAACCAGCCGGCGCACCCCTCCGGTGCCGTGCGCCACGACGGCAAGCGCACCGCCGGCGCGTCGGTGACCGACGCCCTCACCGTCGACCTCCCGCGCGTGGAGCCCGGCGTGGAGCGCGTCGTCCTCACCGCGTCCGCCGACGGCGGCACCTTCCGCCAGGTGCCCGGCCTGTACGTGCGGGTCCTCGACGCCGCGGACGGCACGGAGGTCGCACGGTACGAGAGCCGGGACGCCACCGTGGAGACCGCCTACATCATGGGCGAGCTGTACCGGCGGCAGGGCGCGTGGAAGTTCCGCGCCGTCGGCCAGGGGTACGGCACCGGACTCGAAGGGCTGGCGCGGGACTTCGGCATCACCGTGGACGACCCCCAGCCCGCCATGCCCCCGCCCCGCCACGCCGGTGCGGCGCCCACCGCCCCCACCCCGCCCGCCCGGCCCGTGACGCCCACACCCGTACCGCCCCCGCCGCCCGCGCCCACACCGCCCCCGGCGCCCACTCCGGTGTCCCTCTCCAAGGTCACCCTGACCAAGGAGGCGCCCACCGTCTCCCTCGCCAAGCAGGGCGGCACCTCCGGCGCACTGCGCGTGAACCTCAACTGGGAGGTGCGCAAGCAGTTCCGCGGGTGGGGCGCCAAGCGCGGCCGCGCCGTCGCCCACCACTCCGACCTCGACCTCGACCTGTGCGCCCTGTTCGAACTGTCGGACGGCAGCAAGGGCGTCGTCCAGGCCCTCGGCAACACCTTCGGCGACCTGCGCCGGCCCCCGTACATCCACCTCGACGGCGACGACCGCACCGGCGCGGTGGCGACCGGCGAGAACCTCACCGTCAACCTCGACCACCGGGACGCGTTCCGCCGGATCCTCGTCTTCGTCACCATCTACGAGGGCGCGCGCAGCTTCGCCGACCTGAACGCGACGGTCACCCTCACACCGCAGCACGGCGCCCCCGTCGAGTTCTTCCTCGACGAGTGCACCGTCCCCTCCACGGTCTGCGCCCTCGCCCTGATCACCCGCCACGGGGACGACCTGGTCGTCCAGCGCGAGGCCCGCTACCTCGTCCCGGAGCGCGGCGTCAGCCCCCAGCGGACCATCGACCACGCCTACGGCTGGGGCATGAACTGGACACCGGGCCGCAAGTGA